The uncultured Desulfuromonas sp. genome has a segment encoding these proteins:
- a CDS encoding SPASM domain-containing protein: MKAQYVCSRPFDWLEIHDDGSAFVCCPAWLRRPIGNLLTTPWQQVWNSAVAVELRKTVLNGTLHNCSVRRCPFLAAVKPPVSAVDPCDDVRLLDALRQKTTCLHRGPRTLNLSFDPRCNLVCPSCRQQPQTLDDAGLARIDRLVQLVVEELASDVEELRLSGHGDPFAAAGYRQILTQVNTTTFPRLQRLHLHSNGLLWTPQRWAELAHLHPYLTSAEISIDAADAAVYGQNRGGDFDLLLENLSFIQTLPIDLLLSCVVQHNNYQQMTEFVRLAQRFGARSYFSPLINWGTWSRAEYQRRAVHLPHHPDHEAFCAQLARVANLPNVDVGALSVAL, from the coding sequence ATGAAGGCACAGTATGTGTGCAGTCGGCCGTTTGACTGGCTGGAGATTCACGATGACGGCTCAGCCTTTGTCTGCTGTCCGGCCTGGTTGCGGCGTCCCATCGGCAACCTGCTGACCACCCCCTGGCAGCAGGTGTGGAACAGTGCCGTGGCTGTTGAATTGCGCAAGACCGTCCTTAACGGCACCTTGCATAATTGCAGTGTCCGCCGCTGTCCGTTTCTCGCTGCGGTCAAGCCTCCGGTATCTGCTGTTGACCCGTGTGATGATGTGCGGCTGTTGGACGCACTCCGCCAGAAAACTACCTGCCTGCACCGTGGGCCGCGCACGTTAAACCTGAGCTTTGATCCGCGCTGCAATCTCGTCTGCCCCAGTTGTCGCCAACAGCCCCAGACCCTGGATGATGCCGGTCTGGCGAGGATTGATCGTCTCGTACAGCTGGTGGTTGAGGAACTGGCGTCGGATGTCGAGGAACTGCGCCTGAGTGGTCACGGCGATCCATTTGCCGCTGCCGGGTACCGGCAGATTCTTACTCAGGTTAACACCACGACATTCCCGCGTTTGCAGCGATTGCACCTCCATTCCAACGGCCTGCTGTGGACGCCGCAACGCTGGGCCGAGCTGGCCCACCTTCATCCCTATCTGACTTCCGCCGAGATCTCCATCGATGCCGCCGATGCCGCGGTTTATGGCCAAAATCGCGGCGGTGATTTCGATCTGCTTCTGGAAAATCTGTCTTTTATCCAGACGCTGCCCATTGATTTGCTGCTGAGCTGTGTGGTGCAACACAATAATTATCAGCAGATGACGGAGTTCGTCCGCCTGGCGCAACGCTTTGGGGCGCGCAGCTATTTCAGCCCATTGATTAACTGGGGAACCTGGAGCCGCGCTGAATATCAACGCCGGGCCGTTCATCTTCCACACCATCCTGACCATGAGGCGTTCTGTGCCCAGCTTGCCCGTGTCGCCAACCTGCCTAATGTCGATGTCGGAGCCTTGTCTGTGGCTCTTTGA
- a CDS encoding IS481 family transposase, with protein sequence MPWKEVKPMEQKLLFIADHLRRVANFSTLCKSYGISRRTGYKWLNRYRQLGLDGLQNQSRCPKTNPLKTPYCVREAIIKVRREYKDPPGAKKIKVLLEQEHPDWDIPSKTTIHKILLEAELITPSKSRRRVPVHPQPFAPVDKPNQVWSADFKGQFKTADGKWCYPLTIMDHHSRYLLACRTLSATTTDDTMAIFDQLFRQYGLPERIRTDNGAPFASSGLAGLSHLSKWWIRLGIAPERIMPGKPQQNGRHERMHSTLKKAAITPAAGNAQQQQKAFDHFIDTYNHKRPHESLGQKTPATVYVTSSKNMPEQLPELDYPAHFNICLVNHNGVIYHLKHRVYIACLLKGEKVGLEQTSDTQWNVYFANIKLGHFDMSDITTDRNGYISLNV encoded by the coding sequence ATGCCCTGGAAAGAGGTTAAACCTATGGAACAGAAGCTGCTCTTTATCGCCGATCACCTGCGGCGTGTCGCTAACTTCTCAACGCTCTGCAAATCTTATGGCATCAGTCGCCGCACAGGGTATAAGTGGCTCAATCGTTATCGCCAATTGGGACTTGATGGTCTCCAGAATCAATCGCGCTGCCCTAAAACCAACCCCTTAAAAACGCCCTATTGTGTTCGAGAGGCGATCATCAAGGTCCGTCGCGAGTACAAAGATCCTCCTGGAGCAAAGAAGATCAAGGTGTTGCTTGAACAAGAACACCCTGATTGGGATATCCCATCGAAGACAACCATCCATAAAATCCTCCTGGAGGCTGAACTGATTACGCCCAGCAAGTCTCGTCGGCGCGTTCCTGTTCACCCGCAACCTTTTGCTCCGGTTGATAAACCTAACCAGGTCTGGTCTGCAGACTTCAAAGGGCAGTTCAAGACCGCTGATGGCAAATGGTGTTATCCCCTTACCATCATGGATCATCACAGCCGTTATCTACTGGCCTGTCGTACGTTAAGTGCGACAACAACAGATGATACCATGGCGATCTTTGATCAATTATTTCGGCAATATGGCTTGCCGGAGCGTATTCGCACCGATAATGGTGCGCCGTTTGCCAGTAGTGGGCTTGCCGGATTATCCCACCTATCCAAGTGGTGGATTCGTCTGGGGATCGCCCCGGAACGCATTATGCCAGGGAAGCCGCAACAGAACGGACGTCATGAACGGATGCATTCCACCCTCAAAAAGGCTGCCATCACGCCTGCCGCTGGTAATGCCCAACAACAGCAAAAAGCGTTCGACCACTTTATTGACACCTATAACCATAAACGGCCCCACGAAAGCCTGGGCCAAAAAACTCCAGCGACAGTTTATGTGACGTCATCGAAAAACATGCCGGAGCAGTTGCCTGAGCTGGACTATCCTGCCCATTTCAATATTTGCCTGGTCAATCACAATGGCGTCATTTATCACTTGAAGCACCGGGTTTACATCGCGTGTCTGCTCAAGGGAGAAAAAGTAGGGCTGGAGCAGACCAGTGACACACAATGGAATGTGTACTTTGCAAATATCAAACTTGGTCACTTCGACATGAGTGACATAACAACGGATCGCAACGGCTATATCAGCCTCAATGTGTAA
- a CDS encoding RNA polymerase sigma factor, producing the protein MDENVAHGCREQEDDRLIIRQVLDGRTDVFEQLMTRYQNYVFKIVSGILPNDVVEETAQDVFIEVYRSLAKYNDQMPFKKWLAGVAVHRSYDYWRRYYRSKEVPLSALTPDHQEWIDGVISHHATERFNRGEAREEARELLNYALAELSEKDRVALTLVYLEGLTVKEAAKVLGWSAINVRVRAHRSREKMRQRLAPLIDGEGNNGG; encoded by the coding sequence ATGGACGAAAACGTTGCGCATGGCTGCCGGGAACAGGAGGATGATCGACTGATTATTCGCCAGGTCCTCGACGGCCGAACGGACGTCTTTGAACAGTTGATGACCCGCTATCAAAACTACGTCTTCAAAATTGTCTCGGGGATTCTGCCCAACGATGTGGTGGAGGAAACGGCTCAGGACGTATTTATCGAAGTGTACCGCTCCCTGGCCAAATACAACGACCAGATGCCGTTTAAAAAGTGGCTGGCCGGGGTCGCCGTACATCGCAGTTATGATTATTGGCGGCGTTATTATCGTTCAAAAGAGGTGCCTCTCAGTGCCTTGACACCGGACCACCAGGAGTGGATCGACGGGGTGATTTCTCATCACGCCACGGAACGGTTTAACCGTGGTGAAGCGCGCGAGGAAGCCAGGGAATTACTCAACTATGCTCTGGCGGAATTGTCGGAGAAAGATCGGGTTGCCTTGACCCTGGTCTATCTGGAAGGTCTCACTGTCAAGGAAGCGGCCAAGGTTCTTGGCTGGAGTGCCATTAATGTGCGGGTGCGCGCCCATCGATCGCGAGAAAAAATGCGGCAGCGACTGGCCCCTTTAATTGATGGGGAGGGAAACAATGGCGGATAA
- a CDS encoding MFS transporter, translated as MTNEWIYRRLIVTSEHDCPELSEQARRHVAGNFLLMLISRFLSKLADALANPKIVLPWVMETVHAPLYLLGFLVPIRESGSLIPQVLIAGYVRRLTIRKWVWVAGKMVEVGAMTAIALVAWLAEGNVAGWSILLLLILFSLARGFCSVASKDVTGKTIAKSARGQTNGWSASSAGLLTLLLGSGFLLTDGEDLSAGSVAALLGAAVVLWSLAALAFSRLREFPGDAEMTEAHLLKASWQRLALLGRDRPFRHFVITRSLLLCSALTAPYYVILAQKTYGSQPQLLGVFILASGAASVLSSPIWGRFSDRSSRRVMMAGAGMTLLLGMVVFVVDQVVPQWLASLWFLPGCYFLLSIAHQGVRIGRKTYVVNLGKGNQRTDYVAVSNTLIGVILLLLGFTGALTSFIGLSTLILLLSLMGGAGMLMARCLPDVE; from the coding sequence ATGACGAATGAATGGATTTACCGGCGTCTCATTGTGACATCAGAGCACGACTGTCCGGAACTCTCTGAACAAGCCCGTCGGCATGTTGCCGGTAATTTTCTGTTGATGTTGATCAGCCGGTTTTTGTCCAAGCTGGCTGATGCGCTTGCCAATCCTAAAATTGTCCTGCCGTGGGTGATGGAAACGGTCCATGCGCCGTTGTATCTGTTGGGTTTTCTGGTGCCGATCCGTGAGTCAGGCTCTTTGATTCCCCAGGTACTGATTGCCGGATATGTTCGACGTCTGACGATCCGCAAGTGGGTCTGGGTGGCTGGAAAGATGGTGGAAGTTGGTGCCATGACGGCCATTGCCCTGGTGGCCTGGCTGGCAGAGGGGAACGTGGCCGGATGGAGCATTCTGCTGCTGTTGATTCTTTTCAGCCTGGCACGCGGCTTCTGTTCGGTGGCATCGAAAGATGTCACCGGCAAGACCATTGCCAAAAGTGCACGTGGTCAGACCAATGGTTGGTCGGCGAGCAGCGCAGGTTTGCTGACATTGCTGCTGGGTAGCGGTTTTCTGCTCACAGACGGCGAGGATTTGTCGGCCGGCTCTGTTGCTGCGTTGTTGGGCGCTGCCGTTGTTTTGTGGTCGTTGGCCGCGTTGGCGTTTTCCCGACTGCGTGAGTTTCCCGGTGACGCTGAAATGACAGAAGCCCATCTACTCAAAGCGTCCTGGCAGCGTCTGGCTCTTCTTGGTCGCGATCGTCCGTTCCGCCATTTTGTCATCACCCGGTCCTTGTTGCTGTGCTCGGCACTCACCGCCCCTTATTACGTCATCCTGGCTCAGAAGACCTATGGCTCCCAACCGCAATTACTCGGGGTGTTTATTCTCGCCAGCGGGGCGGCGAGCGTGTTGTCCTCGCCGATCTGGGGACGTTTTTCCGACCGTTCCAGTCGGCGGGTGATGATGGCGGGCGCGGGCATGACCCTGCTGCTGGGAATGGTGGTGTTTGTTGTTGATCAAGTTGTGCCACAGTGGCTGGCGAGCCTGTGGTTCTTGCCCGGCTGCTATTTTTTGCTCAGCATTGCCCATCAGGGGGTGCGAATCGGCCGCAAGACCTATGTGGTCAATCTGGGTAAGGGTAATCAACGCACCGATTACGTGGCGGTCAGCAATACGCTGATTGGCGTCATTCTATTGTTGCTCGGCTTCACCGGGGCACTGACATCGTTTATCGGCCTGAGCACCCTGATTCTGCTGTTGTCGCTGATGGGCGGTGCCGGGATGCTCATGGCTCGCTGTTTGCCCGATGTGGAATGA
- a CDS encoding ArsB/NhaD family transporter has protein sequence MYWFATGIFIVAYALIISEKIHKTKVALFGAAITLIGKILDQHEAFHDIDLGVDWNVIFLLISMMVMINIMTKTGVFQYVAIKCAKVAKGEPFRIMTLFAVITALGSAFLDNVTTVLLLAPVTLLIAEQLELNPIPYLITEALASNIGGTATLIGDPPNIMIASKAGLNFMDFIVHLTPAIIIIFLFWMLAWKIVFGKSLTVKEELKRRIMTMDEREQIRDAALLKKSLLILGLTILGFMLHGFFHYEPATVALMGAATLFVLSEEEPAEILAEVEWPTIFFFIGLFIIIGGIVKVGLVEDLSRAMIAVTHPKPDDMTVLAMVMLWFSAVSSAIVDNIPFVATMNPILIDLANQVFGSAPTTVAQARTIDPVWWALALGACLGGNGSPIGASANVIVIGLSEKAGHRISFGQFLKYGVPTMLLTIFLSMIYLYLRYYVLEWF, from the coding sequence ATGTATTGGTTTGCCACCGGTATTTTTATTGTCGCCTATGCCCTGATCATTTCGGAAAAAATCCATAAAACCAAGGTCGCCCTGTTCGGCGCCGCCATCACTCTGATCGGCAAAATTCTCGACCAACATGAAGCGTTTCACGATATCGATCTCGGCGTCGACTGGAATGTTATCTTTCTGCTGATCTCCATGATGGTGATGATCAACATCATGACCAAAACCGGTGTGTTCCAGTATGTGGCCATCAAATGCGCCAAGGTGGCCAAAGGGGAACCGTTTCGCATTATGACCCTGTTTGCCGTGATCACTGCGCTGGGCTCCGCGTTTCTCGACAATGTCACCACCGTGCTGTTGCTCGCTCCGGTGACCCTGTTGATTGCCGAGCAGCTGGAACTCAATCCCATCCCCTATCTGATCACCGAGGCACTGGCCTCCAATATCGGCGGTACCGCCACGTTGATCGGTGATCCGCCCAATATCATGATTGCTTCCAAGGCTGGACTTAACTTCATGGACTTTATTGTTCATCTGACTCCGGCGATTATCATCATTTTTCTGTTCTGGATGCTGGCGTGGAAAATCGTCTTCGGCAAAAGTCTGACGGTGAAAGAAGAGCTGAAACGCCGCATCATGACCATGGATGAGCGCGAACAGATTCGCGATGCGGCGCTGTTGAAGAAATCCTTGCTCATCCTCGGCCTGACCATCCTCGGCTTTATGCTGCACGGCTTCTTCCATTATGAACCGGCCACCGTCGCCCTGATGGGTGCTGCGACCCTGTTTGTGCTCTCCGAAGAAGAACCGGCGGAAATCCTTGCCGAGGTGGAATGGCCGACGATCTTCTTCTTCATCGGTCTGTTCATCATTATCGGCGGGATCGTCAAGGTGGGACTGGTGGAAGACCTGTCCCGCGCCATGATCGCCGTCACCCATCCCAAGCCCGATGACATGACGGTGCTGGCCATGGTCATGCTGTGGTTTTCCGCCGTCAGTTCGGCCATCGTCGACAACATCCCGTTTGTCGCCACCATGAACCCGATCCTGATTGATCTGGCCAACCAGGTGTTCGGCTCCGCACCAACCACGGTCGCGCAAGCGCGCACCATTGATCCGGTGTGGTGGGCATTGGCTCTCGGCGCCTGCCTCGGTGGTAATGGTTCGCCCATCGGTGCTTCGGCCAATGTGATCGTCATCGGTCTGAGTGAAAAAGCCGGACACAGAATCAGCTTTGGTCAATTCCTCAAATACGGCGTGCCGACCATGTTGCTGACCATTTTCCTGTCGATGATTTATCTCTATCTGCGTTATTACGTGTTGGAGTGGTTTTAA
- a CDS encoding CBS domain-containing protein, producing MDVSTCMRKTVVLADPDCDFVCLLHKIAAPTPRLAYIVDKDRTLVGVVSARDLLKEVMPSYMNAHLARSISDGADYLKRQAEKARHRCARDIMVKKVISLHPRHQLLQADAIFAERGFNTLPVVDDDNRVIGEITRVDILVHLIGDPFTYNYDGVTDLSEEI from the coding sequence ATGGATGTTTCCACCTGTATGCGCAAAACCGTGGTTCTGGCTGATCCGGACTGCGACTTTGTCTGTCTGCTGCACAAGATCGCCGCACCGACCCCCCGTCTGGCTTATATCGTCGACAAGGACCGCACTCTGGTCGGCGTCGTCTCGGCCCGCGATTTGCTCAAGGAAGTCATGCCGTCCTACATGAATGCCCATCTCGCCCGTTCCATCAGTGATGGTGCCGATTACCTCAAACGCCAGGCGGAAAAAGCCCGTCATCGCTGCGCCCGCGACATCATGGTGAAAAAGGTGATCTCTTTGCATCCGCGCCACCAACTGCTGCAGGCTGATGCCATTTTTGCCGAGCGCGGTTTCAATACCCTCCCAGTTGTCGACGATGACAACAGAGTCATCGGTGAAATCACCCGGGTGGATATTCTCGTTCACCTTATCGGTGATCCATTTACGTATAATTACGATGGCGTCACGGACCTGTCTGAAGAAATATAG
- a CDS encoding YitT family protein: MSLKRDYSYSVPWNLMLIVVGSVIQAVGFKAIATVHGFVPSGLFGLATLIEYKTSMFDAGIWYLVLNVPMFVLGYLFISRRFLAYSFVSMITVSLAYSSLDLVVTIQNQLYAAVCFGVISGGGAGLVLRTLGSNGGLDVVAVIANQRFNVGIGKTYFMFNLALYSVSFLSLDNDLVIASLIAAFVASVCMEYSLSMFSQRKLCLIISKHNEEIAHKVMHSMKIGATFLEGVGAYKNETRRVLMVVTNNIQLKRLEEVAFTIDPHSLFIVENTFNVIGSTFSRRKIY; encoded by the coding sequence TTGTCTTTGAAACGGGATTACAGCTATTCAGTCCCTTGGAACCTGATGTTAATCGTGGTCGGATCGGTAATTCAGGCGGTTGGTTTCAAAGCCATTGCCACAGTGCATGGTTTTGTTCCCAGCGGATTGTTCGGTCTGGCAACATTGATCGAATACAAGACGTCGATGTTCGATGCCGGTATCTGGTATCTGGTGCTCAACGTGCCGATGTTTGTGCTCGGTTATCTGTTTATCAGCCGCCGTTTTCTGGCCTACAGTTTTGTCTCCATGATCACGGTTTCCCTGGCTTACAGCAGCCTTGATCTGGTGGTGACCATACAGAATCAACTCTACGCCGCCGTGTGTTTCGGCGTCATCAGTGGCGGTGGCGCCGGTCTGGTGTTGCGCACCTTGGGTTCCAATGGCGGACTCGATGTGGTGGCGGTGATTGCCAACCAGCGCTTTAACGTCGGCATTGGGAAAACCTACTTTATGTTTAATCTGGCCTTGTACTCGGTCAGTTTTCTCAGTTTGGACAATGATCTGGTCATCGCCTCACTGATTGCGGCGTTTGTCGCTTCGGTGTGCATGGAGTACAGCCTGTCCATGTTCAGTCAGCGCAAGCTGTGTCTGATTATTTCAAAACACAATGAAGAGATTGCTCACAAGGTGATGCATAGCATGAAGATCGGTGCTACGTTTCTTGAAGGTGTCGGCGCGTATAAAAACGAAACCCGTCGCGTCTTGATGGTGGTGACCAACAACATCCAGCTCAAACGGCTGGAAGAGGTGGCGTTTACCATTGACCCGCATAGTTTATTTATTGTTGAGAATACCTTTAACGTCATCGGTTCGACCTTTTCGCGACGGAAAATTTATTGA
- a CDS encoding peptidase M42 has product MHQREAFIDLLKTLMRHPSVVGAEHSFFRVLQRELEERGASVTWYQGVLVAQGDAPDSAFFSAHIDRNGLVCTGPNEFQYAAFVAGNRSDLLGNSVSEGLMMKIVDRFRATPVMAYEPWTGGYLGRGKIVDTYVCPYRNNLIFEVEGLESLVAGTPVAFNDHLQVADGLLTGQLDNVLSAAHLIHLFALGFQGTALFTAEEEAGKSWRYLLEWFRRFNGSTDQLVVLDTSPFPDRAAADSQQLVLRRRDANAAFSPRMTDRLVHLCQEHGISYRFKDDYVQQLAEQAAQAALPLSLGSTELGRIVAASEGFVQGTTLQLPTTGYHTMEESCSKQACQAFHRILTCLAGID; this is encoded by the coding sequence GTGCACCAGCGCGAAGCCTTTATTGATTTGCTTAAAACTCTGATGCGCCATCCCAGTGTCGTTGGCGCCGAGCATTCGTTTTTCCGCGTGTTACAGCGTGAACTCGAAGAGCGTGGCGCCTCTGTGACCTGGTATCAGGGCGTCTTGGTGGCTCAGGGCGATGCGCCGGATAGTGCCTTCTTTTCGGCCCATATTGATCGCAACGGTCTGGTCTGTACCGGCCCCAATGAATTTCAGTATGCCGCCTTTGTCGCCGGCAATCGCTCGGACCTGCTGGGTAACTCGGTGTCGGAAGGGTTGATGATGAAAATCGTCGATCGCTTCCGTGCGACGCCGGTGATGGCCTACGAACCGTGGACCGGAGGGTATCTGGGCCGGGGCAAGATCGTCGATACTTATGTCTGTCCCTATCGCAACAACCTTATTTTTGAGGTCGAGGGGCTGGAATCGCTGGTGGCGGGAACGCCGGTGGCCTTCAATGATCATTTACAGGTCGCCGACGGACTGTTGACCGGACAGCTTGATAACGTGCTCAGCGCCGCCCATTTGATTCACCTGTTCGCCCTCGGTTTTCAGGGCACGGCGCTGTTTACCGCCGAGGAGGAGGCGGGAAAAAGCTGGCGTTATCTGCTCGAATGGTTTCGCCGTTTCAACGGCTCCACCGATCAGCTTGTTGTTCTCGACACCAGCCCGTTCCCGGATCGGGCTGCGGCGGACAGCCAGCAGCTGGTGTTGCGTCGTCGTGACGCGAATGCGGCGTTCAGCCCGCGCATGACGGATCGCTTGGTGCACTTGTGTCAAGAGCATGGGATCAGCTATCGTTTCAAAGACGATTATGTCCAGCAACTGGCCGAGCAGGCTGCGCAAGCGGCATTACCGTTGTCGCTGGGCAGTACCGAGCTGGGACGGATTGTTGCCGCCTCGGAGGGTTTTGTTCAGGGCACCACCCTGCAGTTGCCGACCACCGGCTACCACACCATGGAAGAATCGTGTTCGAAGCAGGCCTGTCAGGCATTTCATCGCATTCTCACCTGTCTGGCTGGAATCGATTGA
- a CDS encoding aldo/keto reductase, with amino-acid sequence MSSSAIETTTLGTTDIRVSKVCLGTWAIGGWLWGGSNDSQCIDTIRAALDQGITFIDTAAVYGFGHSESLVGQAWKGHVTRDNVVLATKAGLQWDDKGRVSRNCTRERLLQEIDDSLQRLQTDYIDLYQIHWPDPLVPIEETAEVMAGLLSSGKIRAIGVSNYDPEQMDRFRSVAPLHSVQPPYNLFERQIDADVRPYAQQHGLAILAYGAICRGLLSGKMTAEPTFEGDDIRQYDPKFKAPRYAEYLDVVAKLDAFAQERFQRGVLELAVRWVIDQGAIALWGARHPQQLERVKQVFGWSLSEADRDEIAAIVNAVITDPVGPEFMAPPARK; translated from the coding sequence ATGAGTTCATCTGCCATTGAAACCACAACATTGGGAACAACCGATATCCGTGTGAGTAAAGTTTGTCTGGGCACCTGGGCCATCGGCGGCTGGCTGTGGGGCGGCAGCAACGACAGCCAGTGCATCGATACCATTCGCGCCGCCCTCGATCAGGGCATCACTTTTATCGATACGGCCGCGGTGTACGGCTTTGGCCACTCTGAGTCGCTGGTGGGACAGGCCTGGAAGGGCCATGTGACGCGGGATAACGTGGTGCTGGCCACCAAAGCGGGATTGCAGTGGGATGACAAGGGGCGGGTGTCGCGCAATTGTACTCGTGAACGGTTGCTGCAGGAGATTGATGATTCTTTGCAGCGTCTGCAGACCGATTATATCGATCTTTACCAGATTCACTGGCCCGATCCGCTGGTACCCATCGAGGAGACCGCCGAGGTGATGGCCGGCTTGCTGTCTAGCGGCAAGATTCGGGCCATTGGTGTCAGTAATTACGATCCGGAGCAGATGGACCGTTTCCGCAGTGTGGCGCCGTTGCATAGTGTGCAGCCGCCCTACAATCTGTTTGAGCGGCAGATTGATGCCGATGTCCGGCCTTATGCGCAGCAGCATGGGCTGGCGATTTTAGCCTATGGGGCTATTTGTCGTGGATTGCTGTCCGGCAAGATGACGGCGGAGCCGACCTTTGAGGGCGATGATATTCGTCAGTATGATCCGAAATTTAAAGCGCCGCGTTATGCCGAGTATCTTGACGTCGTTGCCAAGCTGGATGCGTTTGCTCAGGAGCGTTTTCAACGTGGTGTGTTGGAGTTGGCGGTGCGTTGGGTGATTGATCAGGGGGCGATTGCTTTGTGGGGGGCGCGGCATCCCCAGCAGTTGGAGCGGGTGAAGCAGGTGTTTGGTTGGTCGTTGTCTGAGGCGGATCGGGATGAGATTGCTGCGATTGTTAATGCGGTGATTACGGATCCGGTTGGGCCGGAGTTTATGGCGCCACCGGCTCGGAAATAA
- a CDS encoding nucleotide-binding protein, with the protein MMAHDIFREINNAVLDLQNSQLQTYERPLRKLGQLLRHPDLEPYNVELTKDVDLDRFIAESEKTGGSMVGSAQLAWPDDAQKTMGLTLLLIEKMANDPHYAANFGHHFFYSGNKIIAGIHALTGQLIIPFVRDYKNYIQSKGNIETVLKQPFSRKIFIVHGHDDGARETVARFLERIGLEAVILHEQANQGRTIIEKVVANSDVGFAVVLLTPDDEGCVKGGTPEPRARQNVLLELGYFIGRLGRNKVCALKRGTLEIPSDFAGVVWETMDSNGGWKQALARELEAAGHSIDWNKVMRA; encoded by the coding sequence ATGATGGCTCACGATATTTTCAGAGAAATTAACAACGCTGTCCTGGACTTGCAGAATTCGCAGCTACAGACATACGAACGTCCATTGAGAAAGCTTGGCCAATTGTTGCGGCATCCCGACCTTGAACCTTACAATGTGGAACTGACGAAAGATGTTGATCTCGATAGATTCATTGCCGAAAGCGAAAAAACTGGCGGCAGCATGGTAGGAAGTGCACAGCTTGCATGGCCAGATGACGCCCAGAAAACGATGGGGTTAACGTTGCTTTTGATCGAGAAAATGGCCAATGACCCTCATTACGCTGCTAATTTCGGCCATCATTTTTTCTATTCTGGGAATAAAATCATTGCTGGCATCCATGCTCTTACTGGGCAGCTTATCATTCCCTTTGTTCGTGATTACAAGAACTATATTCAATCCAAGGGGAATATTGAAACTGTGTTGAAACAGCCATTCTCACGCAAGATATTTATTGTTCACGGCCATGACGATGGTGCGCGCGAAACAGTGGCGCGCTTTTTGGAACGCATTGGTTTGGAGGCCGTAATCCTCCATGAACAGGCCAATCAAGGGAGAACAATTATCGAAAAGGTAGTTGCAAACAGCGATGTTGGGTTTGCAGTAGTCCTTCTTACTCCAGATGATGAGGGCTGTGTAAAGGGAGGTACACCCGAGCCACGGGCCCGGCAAAATGTATTATTGGAACTAGGCTACTTCATTGGCCGTTTAGGCCGAAATAAGGTATGTGCCCTCAAACGCGGCACGCTGGAAATTCCAAGTGATTTCGCAGGTGTCGTTTGGGAGACAATGGACAGTAATGGTGGCTGGAAGCAGGCGCTTGCGCGCGAACTCGAAGCGGCTGGTCATAGTATAGATTGGAACAAGGTCATGCGTGCGTAA